In Methanothermobacter tenebrarum, the sequence GCAACCCTTTCAAAACCTTCATCAACAGCATAATCAAAGGCAAACTTACAAATACGCTTACAAGCCCTTCGAGTTATAACCCTTTTTGCAACAGCACCATCACCCGTATACTCCTCAAGACCAACATACAAATCCTCAGTATTCTCCCGGACAATAACAAAATCCAAACCAGAAAACAAACCCCCAACACCAGGCAAAGACCTAACAGGCCTCAAATTAACAAACAAATCCAACTCACGCCTCAATGTTATTATGGCACTCTTTTCCCCGGGTACTGTTGTAACCGCACCGAATAGGGTTGCATCAGCCCCCTTTACAAGTCTTATGGTCTCTTCTGGTATTGTGTCTCCATATTTTTGGAAGCATTCATGACCCGCCTCTGCAAACTCATATTCAAAATCTAGGTCCAACGCATCTAGTACTAGTAAGGCTGCTTCCATCACCTCTTTTCCTATCCCATCTCCAGGTATGACAACTATCTTCTTCATCAACCTCACCCTATGATTAATAGAAAAATTTTAACTTTATCAGTGAGAAGTCCACCCTCCAAAAAGTAGGAAGATGAAAGCCCCATATATTGTTTATATAATTATGAAAACAATACTATAAACTATAAAATACAAGCTCGATAGAGGAGCACACTCCCCGTCTATGCTCTCCCAGCACCACCCCATACAATATGTAAAAAAGTAAGTGGAGAAGCAAGGGAAATGCCCAGCTATAAATTCCGCATTTATCCGTCCAAGACTACTGGAAAAAGTTCCTTGAACACCTTGACCTTTGCACGTGGCTCAACCGCCCACCCCAAGAACAATGCAAAAACAGAAGGCCGGAAACCACCCCTAATGATACACAAACCCTAATAATCAAACTAAAAAAATGAAGAGAACCCTAAACTCAAAAAAGTCCACTCAAAAGGTTCTGCAGATGGTAAACTACCACCTCAGAACAACATGACCTGAGAAGGCTAACTTTAAAAGGCAAGTTAAGGTTCAAGTTTAAAGGCTTCAAGGCATGAACTACAACCAATCCGTGTTCAAAATCAGAGAAAGCAAACTAGATCAGAGCGGATAGAAGGAAAAGAAGTATATAGTAGAGTGTGAAGGTTCAAGAAGGTGGCTTACAATCTTCCAATTTGAACACGAGCCCGAGCCTCTACCAGAAAACTGGAAAAATCAAGGAGACAGCCAAGAAAAAAACATTCCAAAAAGATTTACATAAAAGCCTATCCTTCATATGCTCGAATACAAAGCTGAAAACGCTGGTAAACCCCAGAGGCACAAGCCGAAAGATTATCATATGATCCATACACGGCATATCCGCTAACCCAATACTTGGAAGGGGGCTGGGACAGCCATCCAGGCCAGGAAAACCTAATCATTGGAACATGAAATCCTAAAGGGGGGTAGTTCACGTTGGATGAAAAATATAAATCGTCACTAGGTATTTGGGGGAGGTAATGATGATAATCTTAGCCGTCCTTGGATTCCTAGATTCGTTTAGGAGGGGGAGGCGGGATAAACTTGAGGATTATAAGAGGAAACTCGAAGAATGTCACGAATACGAGGCTGAGATTCTCGTGGAGATGGGGCTTATTCACCTAGAGAGGGGTAAGATAGAAAAGGCCCTTGATAAGTTCTTGGAGGCTCTAGAAGATTATAAGAAGGCAGGGGATGTTGAAGGTGAAGGATATGCCCATGAACTTATCGGTGACTGTTATTTGTCTAAGAGGAACACTGAAGCCGCATTCGAAGAATATAAAAGAGCACTGAAATGTTATAAGAAGGTTAAATCTTCATTTGCAGATGATCTGCTTGAGAAAATAAAAGAGGTTGAAATGATAAAAAAGGCCATTCAAAAAGCCCCAGAAACCGAAAACAAAGAAGAGGAAACAATCAAAAGCATCCAAGAAGCACCTCGGACTGAAGATAGGAAAATTCAAGGAAAAAGACCAAAAGAAGTTTCCAAAGAGGCTGCTATTAAAAAAATTAATCACCTAATCCTAGAGATTATAGGTCTAGTTGATAAATATAATTACTATAAGAATTTTAGTAAAGATGTTAAATATCTAGAAAATGCATTAGAATCATCGAAATTAATCGGTGACTTGGAAGGTGGGGGAATCCTGCATCTTATCCTAGGCGAAATCCTCTTTAGAAAAGGAGAATACGAACAAGCCCTGCAACATTTCAAGGAAGCCTACAATATATTCAATGGCAAGGACAAAAATGGGGAGGGCATATCCCTCCTACTAGTAGGGATAACCTCCTTCATCCTAGGCAAAGAAGCCAAAATTTATAAGACATTTAACGAGGCCATGACCATCCTCGGTAAAACATCACATAAAGCTCAGAGGATAGCCTACGATATCATAGAAACCCTTGAAACGCTTTAGATATGGTGAGTTTATGGAGAAAAGAGAGAATATAGAAAGAATTATAGAAAAGTTGGAAGATGAAGACGAGCTTGTTAGAGTCCAGGTCATGGAATTACTGGAGGAGATAGGTGAAGCTGCAGTGGATCCGCTTATAGACGCGCTTTCACATCCAAACAAGCTTGTGAGAAGAGGCGCTGCCAGGATCCTCGGTAATATAAAAGATCCAAGGGCTATAGAACCTCTCATAAAAGCTTTAAGTGATGACAATAAATGGGTTCGACGAGAAGCCTCAACAGC encodes:
- a CDS encoding tetratricopeptide repeat protein, translated to MMIILAVLGFLDSFRRGRRDKLEDYKRKLEECHEYEAEILVEMGLIHLERGKIEKALDKFLEALEDYKKAGDVEGEGYAHELIGDCYLSKRNTEAAFEEYKRALKCYKKVKSSFADDLLEKIKEVEMIKKAIQKAPETENKEEETIKSIQEAPRTEDRKIQGKRPKEVSKEAAIKKINHLILEIIGLVDKYNYYKNFSKDVKYLENALESSKLIGDLEGGGILHLILGEILFRKGEYEQALQHFKEAYNIFNGKDKNGEGISLLLVGITSFILGKEAKIYKTFNEAMTILGKTSHKAQRIAYDIIETLETL